One genomic segment of Salvia miltiorrhiza cultivar Shanhuang (shh) unplaced genomic scaffold, IMPLAD_Smil_shh original_scaffold_464, whole genome shotgun sequence includes these proteins:
- the LOC131004851 gene encoding uncharacterized protein LOC131004851, producing MAGFSSAFLSQKLVFFVHAVSVYLRPLFLFISAYVLRFQGDGSSSLNKSGKEIDFVETERLDSSELKDEINGDECGVFDDGVVEEEKPVVYLKFKFPTYDEFSRLQTETGNVLNSEVVPSAAVSRYQFSSGKSCVSAFIEEAETFPVEAGEIDCSFEKTEAFDGGKLAEDFDQTGCVHDKGKEIEISGGDEGETIEEEGFREKPQIIEECRLDSEKNSVVMDSDSESTSFDHMRSVMSRLVDSYSDGFLSDGDFGGEFEMDSDSEVSGFEENDEFVGEDSDIMEELKKLEEDDSNVGNLDGLKPGFDENVGGFVTDKDVDSEKLRSKDSSMSGSDDSNKLESLWEHQELIEQLKMELKKVRATGLPTILEESESPKISEDLKPWRIDEFQRDDCIGELHKFYKSYRERMRKFDIINYQKMYAMGFLQLKDPLQSISKQKRPPTLKSLVSQNLWLSKHKIHGSDPMKKFVKELQGDLEAVYVGQMCLSWEFLHWQYEKAWDLWDTDPRSRRRYNEVANEFQQFQVLMHRFVEDELFQGPRVQNYVKTRCAVRNLLQVPVIREDNLKDKRKAEKRDTDEYVVTSDILVEIVEESIRTFWRFVRADKDCSAGATNGSKKTPELPGHEEHKLLVEIRKDLQKKERKLKEVLRSENCILRRIRRYREDDDSDQVLYFFSQVDMKLVSRVLNMSKVTREQLIWCHNKLASISFVNRKLRVEPAFLLFPC from the exons ATGGCCGGTTTTAGCTCTGCTTTTCTCTCTCAGAAGCTCGTTTTTTTCGTCCACGCGGTTTCTGTGTATCTGCGCCCGCTCTTCCTCTTCATCTCCGCCTACGTCTTGAG GTTTCAGGGAGACGGGAGTAGTTCGTTAAACAAGAGCGGGAAGGAAATAGATTTCGTTGAAACGGAGAGGCTGGATTCTTCAGAGCTCAAAGATGAGATTAATGGCGACGAGTGCGGAGTTTTCGATGATGGTGTGGTGGAGGAGGAGAAGCCGGTGGTTTATTTGAAATTCAAGTTTCCGACATACGATGAATTTAGCCGACTCCAGACGGAAACAGGTAATGTATTAAATTCCGAGGTGGTCCCTTCTGCAGCTGTAAGCAGATATCAGTTCTCATCTGGAAAGAGCTGCGTCAGCGCTTTTATTGAAGAAGCAGAGACTTTCCCGGTGGAGGCGGGTGAAATCGACTGCTCATTTGAGAAAACAGAGGCTTTTGATGGTGGGAAATTGGCTGAGgattttgaccaaacaggttGCGTTCATGATAAAGGCAAAGAAATTGAGATAAGCGGTGGAGACGAAGGTGAGACAATTGAGGAAGAAGGGTTTAGAGAGAAGCCGCAAATAATTGAAGAATGTCGATTAGATTCCGAGAAAAACTCTGTGGTTATGGATTCTGATTCAGAGTCGACTAGTTTTGATCATATGCGTTCAGTTATGAGCCGCTTGGTGGATTCTTACAGCGATGGATTCTTGTCGGATGGAGATTTTGGGGGGGAATTTGAGATGGATTCAGACAGTGAAGTATCTGGTTTCGAAGAAAACGATGAATTTGTTGGTGAAGATAGTGATATAATGGAAGAGTTAAAGAAACTAGAAGAGGATGATAGCAATGTAGGCAATCTTGATGGATTGAAACCAGGTTTTGATGAGAATGTAGGTGGATTTGTTACTGATAAGGATGTTGATTCCGAGAAATTAAGGTCTAAGGATTCATCAATGTCGGGTTCTGATGATTCGAACAAGCTGGAGTCGTTGTGGGAGCATCAAGAGCTCATCGAGCAGCTGAAGATGGAGCTGAAGAAGGTGAGGGCTACCGGCCTCCCCACCATTCTTGAGGAATCGGAGTCCCCTAAAATAAGCGAGGATTTGAAGCCGTGGAGGATCGATGAGTTCCAACGAGACGACTGCATAGGCGAGCTTCATAAGTTCTACAAGAGCTATAGGGAGAGAATGAGGAAATTTGACATCATAAACTACCAGAAGATGTATGCCATGG GATTTCTGCAGCTAAAGGATCCTCTGCAGTCAATCTCGAAGCAGAAACGGCCGCCGACGCTCAAGTCGCTCGTGTCCCAAAATCTATGGCTATCGAAGCACAAAATCCATGGGAGCGACCCGATGAAGAAGTTTGTGAAGGAACTGCAGGGCGATCTCGAGGCAGTGTACGTCGGGCAGATGTGCCTCTCGTGGGAGTTCTTGCACTGGCAGTACGAGAAGGCGTGGGATTTGTGGGACACTGATCCCCGTTCGAGGCGGAGGTACAACGAGGTCGCCAACGAGTTCCAACAGTTCCAAGTGCTGATGCACAGATTCGTTGAGGATGAGCTGTTTCAAGGGCCGAGGGTGCAGAACTATGTCAAAACCCGCTGCGCAGTCCGCAATCTTCTTCAAGTTCCCGTCATACGAG AGGACAACTTGAAAGACAAGAGAAAGGCAGAGAAGAGAGACACGGATGAATACGTAGTAACAAGTGACATCCTTGTGGAGATCGTGGAGGAGTCGATACGAACATTCTGGCGATTCGTCCGTGCTGACAAGGATTGCTCGGCTGGGGCAACGAACGGGAGCAAGAAAACGCCCGAGCTTCCCGGCCACGAGGAACATAAGTTGCTGGTGGAGATAAGAAAAGATCTTCAAAAG AAGGAGAGGAAGTTGAAGGAGGTGTTGAGGAGTGAGAACTGCATTTTAAGGAGAATCAGACGGTATAGGGAAGATGATGATTCGGACCAAGTTCTTTACTTTTTCTCTCAAGTAGATATGAAGTTAGTTTCTAGAGTTTTGAATATGTCCAAAGTGACAAGGGAGCAATTGATTTGGTGTCATAACAAGCTAGCTTCAATTAGTTTTGTGAATAGGAAATTACGTGTAGAGCCTGCTTTCTTGCTCTTTCCTTGCTag
- the LOC131004845 gene encoding uncharacterized protein LOC131004845, with product MGWKEFLGWFEQESILCVPDIHSLLVAAWNRDFRKHVASFCKAWVLTLLWCLWTQMSNCIFDEKSFAHKRIIHAIRVAFLDMEQNFRKLGCMKNICIDLLVLKKIGVKPRASPPPSFLNVHWWPPPIQWIKVNTDGSALGATRKIAAGGGVFRDNFSWVRGCFHIKGGIGFAFEAELLTVITAVQIAYSRNWRHLWIESDSTYIVNLMQSRSLDVLWRFVAS from the coding sequence ATGGGTTGGAAAGAGTTTTTGGGGTGGTTTGAGCAGGAGAGCATCTTGTGTGTCCCGGACATTCATAGCTTGTTGGTGGCTGCTTGGAACAGGGACTTTAGGAAACATGTGGCTTCATTTTGCAAAGCATGGGTTCTTACTTTGCTTTGGTGCCTTTGGACGCAAATGAGTAATTGTATCTTTGATGAGAAAAGCTTTGCTCATAAACGTATTATTCACGCCATAAGGGTTGCTTTCCTCGACATGGAGCAAAACTTTCGGAAGCTGGGCTGCATGAAGAATATTTGTATCGATCTTTTAGTGCTTAAAAAGATTGGGGTTAAGCCTCGGGCCTCGCCTCCCCCCAGTTTTCTTAATGTCCATTGGTGGCCTCCACCAATTCAATGGATCAAGGTTAACACCGACGGCTCGGCGTTAGGCGCCACTAGGAAAATTGCGGCCGGTGGTGGGGTCTTTCGGGACAACTTCAGTTGGGTTCGTGGTTGCTTCCATATTAAAGGTGGAATTGGCTTTGCTTTTGAGGCGGAGCTCCTGACTGTTATTACGGCGGTTCAAATCGCATACTCTCGGAACTGGCGGCATTTATGGATTGAATCCGACTCCACTTATATTGTGAATCTTATGCAATCTAGGTCTCTCGACGTTCTGTGGCGTTTTGTGGCTAGTTAG